The window TGCCACAGCAGGCCCAGCCCGACATGGATCGCCACCAGCAGCGCCGCCCAGGCCGCGCTCGCGCTGCTCGCGGGCACGAACTGGGGGAGCAGGCTCACGTAGAACACGCCGATCTTGGGGTTGAGCAGGTTCGTCATCAGCCCGGTGCGGAACGCGCCGGATACCGGGACGAATGCCTCGGGTTCCTCTCGGCGCCGCCAAGACCGCCAGAGTCCGGACGCGCCGAGCCATAGCAAATAGGCCGCACCCGCGTAGCGGACGATGTCGTAGGCGAGGGGAGAGGCCGCCAGCAGCGCGGTGAGACCGGCGATGCTCGCCGTGCCCCACACCACGCAGCCCGCGGTGATCCCCATTCCCACGGCGAACCCGGCCCGACGGCCGCCGGACAGGACCGACCGCAGGATCAGCAGGGTGTCGAGGCCCGGCGTGATGGTCAGCAGGAACGCGGCCAGGGCGTAGCCGAGGAGGGCGGCCGAGCTCATTCGGTGACCGCCTCGGCCTCATCGGTCGGCCAGGTGACGGCGTTGTGCCTGCCTCGGCTTCCAGTGCGCAGGACGCGCGCGAGCAGGAGGTTGAACGCCAAGGACACCTCCCGCGCCCCCGGCGTCTGCCACTGGTGGATCGGCATGCACGCGCCCTGTGCCTGCTGGACCGCGAGCCGGTCGGGCAGGGCGACCGGCATGACCAGCCTGCCGAAGCTCTCACGAAGCTCCTGGATGCGGAACTGGTGCTCGTAGGAGTGCGTGCGGACCTTGTTGACCACCACGCCCAGCGCGACCAGGTTCGCGTTGTGCTCGTCGCGGGTGTTCTCCACCGCCTCGAACGCGCGCTGCGCGCCCGCGACCGCGTACATGGTCGGTTCGGTGACCAGCAGCGCGCCCTGGGCCGCGACCAGCGCGGAGCGGGTCAGCCTGCCCAGCGACGGCGGGCAGTCCATCAGCACCAGCTGGTAGGGCAGCTCGCCGTCGGCCAGCAGGTGCCGCAGCTCGGCGAGCGCCCGCCCGAGCTTCTCCAGCCTCCGGGCCCCCGGATCAGGTTCGTTGAGGGTCTCGAGTTCCTCCGAACCGACCATGACGTCGACCTCGCCGTCCCAGGAACTCGGCGCGATCGCGGCCTTGAGGACCGACGCCGTCGGGTTCTCCAGGACGTCGGCGAGTGTCGCCTCGGTCTCGTCCGGGTCGAGTGTCTGTGTCGCGTTGCACTGTGGGTCTAGGTCGACCACCAGCGTGCGGGCCCCGCGCCGCAGCGCGGCCGATGCGAGGCCGAGCACGACCGTGGTCTTCCCCACGCCGCCTTTGAGGCTGAGCACTGCCACCGTTTGCACGCCCTGAACCTTAGAGTCTCTAGAGTTCAATCTCATGCGACCGGATGCCGTACGCCGTGTGCTCGACCTCGAGCTGACCGCTGCCCGCGAGCGGCGCGGCGGCCTAGCGCCGAGGGTGGTCGATGTCGGAGGCGGCAGCGGGGTGTTCGCCGTGCCCATGGCGGCCGCGGGCTGCGACGTCACCGTCGTCGAGCCGAGCCCCAATGCCCTGGCCACGCTGCAGCGCCGGGCCCAGGAGGCCGGGGTGGCCGACCGGATCACCGCCGTGCAGGGCGACAGCGATGCCCTTGACCAGCTGGTGGAGCCCGGTTCGGCCGAAATGGTCCTGGCCCACGGGCTGCTCGAGGTCGTCGATGATCCCAAGGTGACCGTCGCCGCCATGGCCGCCGTCGTGGCCCCGGGCGGCGTGCTGTCCGTGCTGGTCGCGAACAGGTTCGCGGCGATCCTGCACCGTGCGATCTCCGGCAAGCTCGTCGACGCCCGCGCCCTGCTCGACGACCCGGCCGGGGCGATCAGCGGCCCGACCGAGGCGCTGCTGCGCCGCTTCGACACCGAGGGCCTGCGCACCCTGATCAGTGACGCGGGACTCACTGTCGAACTGGTCCAGGGCTACGGCGTCGTCGCCGACCTGGTGCCCGGCTCGGTCCTGGAGAGCAACCCGGGCGCCCAGGAGGCGCTCGCCCAGCTGGAGCTGGTGGCCGCCACGACACCGCCGCTGCGCGACGTGGCGACTCGCCTGCACGCCATCGCCAGGCGCTGACTGTCGGCTCCCTGTGGTTGGCTCAGGGCCATGGGGAGAAGCGGCGACCTGCCCAGGGGGCTGGTCGAGAGATTCAAGGCGCGCGATGGGGAGTGGCCGGACGACACCGGCTGCCCGATGCTGCACGCCGATATGGACGCCTTCTACGCCTCGGTGGAGATCCGCAGGCGGCCGGAACTGCGTGACCGGCCGGTCATCGTCGGCGGGGTGGGCGCCCGGGGTGTGGTGTCGGCGGCCAACTACATCGCCCGCACCTTCGGGGTGCGCTCGGCCATGCCGACCGGCCAGGCCCGCAGGCTGTGTCCGCAGGCGGTGTTCCTGCCGCCGAGCTTCGACCTCTACCAGGAGGTCTCCACCGGGGTGCTGGCGATCTTCCGCGACCTCACCCCACTGGTCGAGCCGCTGAGCCTGGACGAGGCGTTCCTGGATGTCTCGGGTTCGCTGCGCAGGCTGCGCACCACTCCCGCCGCCCTGGGTGCGGAGATCCGCCGCCGCGTCCAGGAGGAGTTCGGCATCACCTGCTCGGTCGGCGTCGGCCCGACGAAGTTCGTCGCGAAACTCGCGTCGGGCCTCGCCAAACCCGACGGCATGCTTGTAGTCCCACGCGACCAGGTCACCGAGTTCCTACACCCGCTGCCCGTCTCGGCGCTGTGGGGAGTCGGGAAGAAGACAGCGGAACGCCTCTTCGACGTCGGCCTGGAAGCGGTCTCGGACGTCGCCGCCACCCCACTCCCGCGCCTGAAGCGCATGCTGGGCGTGGCCCTCGCCGAACACCTCCACGCCCTGGCGAACGGCCACGACAGCCGCGCGGTGGTGGCGGAAACAGCGGAGAAGTCAGTCGGCGCCGAGGAAACCTTCGAAACCGACCACTGGGACCGCGACCTGCTCAAACGCGAACTCCTCCGCCTCTCCGAACGCACCGTGGCCACCCTGCGCGCACGCGGCCTGCGCGGCAGAACGGTCTCGATCAAGGTCCGCTACGCCGACTTCACCACGATCACCCGATCCCGCACCCTCCCCGTCCCAACAGACGTCACGCGCGAGGTCTACCAAACCGCCTGCAAACTCCTAGACGAACAGACCCCACCGGGCGCGGTCCGGCTCATCGGGGTCCGGATGGAACAGCTCGGACAGGGCGAGGGCGGCCAACTGCTGCTGGACACCCCGGAACAGGGCTGGCGGGAGGCCGAACAGGCGGCGGACAAGGCCCGTTCGAAGTTCGGCACGGCAGCCGTTCGCCCAGCCGCCTTACTGGGCGCAAGACCGGAGCGGGCAGGCGCCACGGAACCCAAACCCGCCAAGTCCTAGATAGACCACCCCGATTCGCGACCAGTGGTCCCAGCGCACGGCAGAGCGGGGCCTGGGTGGCTGGGGGTTGCGAGGCGCCAGGGTGCCCAAGGGTGCGGACGATGCCGAGTTGCCGAGGGTGCCGGGCGAGCCGGGCGAACCAAAGGTGCCAGGCGTGCCGGGCGTGCCGGGCGTGCCGGGCGTGCCGGGCGTGCCGGGCGTGCCGGGCGTGCCGGGCGTGCCGGGCGTGCCGGGCGTGCCGGGCGTGCCGGGCGTGCCGGGCGTGCCGGGCGCCGGGCGAGCCAAGGGTGCCGGGCGAGCCAAGGGTGCCGGGCGAGCCAAGGGTGCCGGGCGAGCCAAGGGTGCCGGGCGAGCCAAGGGTGCCGGGCGAGCCAAGGGTGCCGAAAAAGCCGTGGGTGCCGACATGCCAAGGGTGCCAGCACGACAACCACCACCCCCCTAATCGCAATGGGCCAATACCAACGGCCTGTTTGGGTGGTTCGCCTTGATTCGGGGGAAATGGGGCTAAACTCGCGGTGCGGGTGGGCTTTACGTGCCCCGCCTTTTGACCCGCACAGCCCCATTTCGAGGGGTCCCCGAATCAAGGCGAACCACCCAAACAGGCACCCACAGCGCAGCCGGCCGGCCCACAGCCGTACCCGGCACCCGCCCAACATGCCCGAGCAAAGCTCAGACAAGCTCAGGCAGCACCACAGACAACGATCCCCGCACCACAGCCGAAGCCATCCCGTCATAAGGCGTCGGCGACGCGTTGCACAAAACCACGACCGCCCCAGCCCGAGCCGCCAACCCCACCAACCCGGCAGCAGGCTGCACAGTCAACGAACTTCCCACTGCCATCAACAGATCCGCCGACTCCACCACCGCCCGCGCCTCATCCAGCACCGCCCGGTCCAACGCCTGCCCGAACGACACCGTCGCCGACTTGAGAATCCCGCCGCACCGCAAGCAAGGCGGATCAACCTCTCCCGCCGCCACCCGCTCCAGCGCCTCCCGCATCGGCCGCACTTCGGCGCACGACAGGCACACCGTGTCGAAAATCGTCCCGTGCAACTCGATGACCCGACTCGACCCGGCGCGCTGGTGGAGTCGATCGATGTTCTGGGTCACGATCGCGGCCAGCCGTCCACCACGCTCCAGCCGCACTAGCGCCAGATGCGCCGCGTTGGGCTCCGCAGTCCACGCTGGGTGTACCCGCCGGGCCAGCCAGGTCTGTGCGCGCAGCGCCGGATCTCGTTGGTATTCGCGGAGATTCGACATCCGCTGGGCGTCCGGGTTCTTCGTCCAGAGGCCGTCGGGTCCGCGGAAGTCCGGGATGCCCGAGTCGGTCGAGATGCCCGCCCCGGACAGCACGACGATCCGACCCGCCTTCGCGATCAGCTCGCGCGCCTGTTCGGTGCCCACCTGACGATGATGTCACGGGAATACCTGACGATCGCGGACCGCGATTCGGGAATGAAGGCCATTTATCCGGCCACTGACCGAAAATGACAAAGAACCGCGCCCGCTTTTCTCGGCCCTATCGCCTGTTCCGTGGCATGCCGCATCATTGCCGCGGCCTTTGCCGAATAGTCTTGGGAGGGGATCATCCGTGAGAATCACCCGGCGTCGATCGGCGATCATCGGTGTGCTCGTGGCTATCGGAGCGGCGGTGACGCCGAGCGCCCAGGCCGAGTTGCTGGGGATCGCGGTCCCGGTCGACATGGGTTCCACCCAGCTCGGACGCAACGCCTGGGTCACCGATTACGGCGAC is drawn from Actinokineospora alba and contains these coding sequences:
- a CDS encoding LysE family translocator; translated protein: MSSAALLGYALAAFLLTITPGLDTLLILRSVLSGGRRAGFAVGMGITAGCVVWGTASIAGLTALLAASPLAYDIVRYAGAAYLLWLGASGLWRSWRRREEPEAFVPVSGAFRTGLMTNLLNPKIGVFYVSLLPQFVPASSASAAWAALLVAIHVGLGLLWQAGLIWFGGRARTALTRPALRRVTERVAASVLLAFGLKVALGGR
- a CDS encoding ParA family protein, whose amino-acid sequence is MQTVAVLSLKGGVGKTTVVLGLASAALRRGARTLVVDLDPQCNATQTLDPDETEATLADVLENPTASVLKAAIAPSSWDGEVDVMVGSEELETLNEPDPGARRLEKLGRALAELRHLLADGELPYQLVLMDCPPSLGRLTRSALVAAQGALLVTEPTMYAVAGAQRAFEAVENTRDEHNANLVALGVVVNKVRTHSYEHQFRIQELRESFGRLVMPVALPDRLAVQQAQGACMPIHQWQTPGAREVSLAFNLLLARVLRTGSRGRHNAVTWPTDEAEAVTE
- a CDS encoding methyltransferase domain-containing protein translates to MRPDAVRRVLDLELTAARERRGGLAPRVVDVGGGSGVFAVPMAAAGCDVTVVEPSPNALATLQRRAQEAGVADRITAVQGDSDALDQLVEPGSAEMVLAHGLLEVVDDPKVTVAAMAAVVAPGGVLSVLVANRFAAILHRAISGKLVDARALLDDPAGAISGPTEALLRRFDTEGLRTLISDAGLTVELVQGYGVVADLVPGSVLESNPGAQEALAQLELVAATTPPLRDVATRLHAIARR
- a CDS encoding DNA polymerase IV, which gives rise to MGRSGDLPRGLVERFKARDGEWPDDTGCPMLHADMDAFYASVEIRRRPELRDRPVIVGGVGARGVVSAANYIARTFGVRSAMPTGQARRLCPQAVFLPPSFDLYQEVSTGVLAIFRDLTPLVEPLSLDEAFLDVSGSLRRLRTTPAALGAEIRRRVQEEFGITCSVGVGPTKFVAKLASGLAKPDGMLVVPRDQVTEFLHPLPVSALWGVGKKTAERLFDVGLEAVSDVAATPLPRLKRMLGVALAEHLHALANGHDSRAVVAETAEKSVGAEETFETDHWDRDLLKRELLRLSERTVATLRARGLRGRTVSIKVRYADFTTITRSRTLPVPTDVTREVYQTACKLLDEQTPPGAVRLIGVRMEQLGQGEGGQLLLDTPEQGWREAEQAADKARSKFGTAAVRPAALLGARPERAGATEPKPAKS
- a CDS encoding SIR2 family NAD-dependent protein deacylase, translating into MGTEQARELIAKAGRIVVLSGAGISTDSGIPDFRGPDGLWTKNPDAQRMSNLREYQRDPALRAQTWLARRVHPAWTAEPNAAHLALVRLERGGRLAAIVTQNIDRLHQRAGSSRVIELHGTIFDTVCLSCAEVRPMREALERVAAGEVDPPCLRCGGILKSATVSFGQALDRAVLDEARAVVESADLLMAVGSSLTVQPAAGLVGLAARAGAVVVLCNASPTPYDGMASAVVRGSLSVVLPELV